In Gossypium arboreum isolate Shixiya-1 chromosome 6, ASM2569848v2, whole genome shotgun sequence, the following are encoded in one genomic region:
- the LOC108459728 gene encoding boron transporter 4-like, with translation MENLRAPFKGIANDVKGRTGCYKQDWITGLRSGLGILAPTTYIFFASALPVIAFGEQLSRDTDGTLSTVETLASTALCGILHSIFGGQPLLILGVAEPTVIMYTYLYNFAKGRDDLRQELYLAWTGWVCVWTALLLFLLAVFNACTVINRFTRIAGELFGMLITVLFIQEAIKGVVSEFRVPEHQDAKLEKYQFQWLYTNGLLGIIFSLGLLYTALKSRRARSWWYGTGWFRSFIADYGVPLMVVVWTAMSFSVPSKVPSGVPRKLFSPLAWESASLQHWTIIKDMGRIPALYIFAAFIPAVMVAGLYFFDHSVASQLAQQKEFNLKNPSAYHYDILLLGFMTLLCGLIGLPPSNGVLPQSPMHTKSLAVLKGQIIRRKMVETAKESVKQKASNSEIYGKMQAVFIEMDKSPETAVAKELEDLKKVVMKGENEGEIKKETFDPEKHIDAYLPVRVNEQRVSNLLQSLLVAASAFAMPVIKLIPTSVLWGYFAYMAIDSLPGNQFWERMLLLFIAPSRRYKVLEHVHASFVESVPYRFITMFTLFQLVYLLVCFGVTWIPIAGILFPLPFFLLIIIRQYILPKLILPSYLRELDAAEYEELTGAVPRTSLSFSSRETDISCPENEADPVERFDAELLDELTTSRGELKLRNVSFGEERKGQVLPKEIVEEE, from the exons ATGGAAAACTTGAGAGCCCCTTTTAAGGGTATTGCAAATGATGTTAAAGGAAGAACAGGTTGCTATAAACAAGATTGGATTACTGGTCTTCGTTCAGGACTGGG GATATTAGCCCCAACTACCTATATCTTCTTTGCTTCTGCTCTCCCCGTTATCGCCTTCGGCGAGCAACTGAGCCGAGATACAG ATGGGACCCTAAGCACGGTTGAAACGTTGGCATCGACTGCCCTTTGCGGTATTCTACACTCGATATTCGGTGGCCAACCACTTTTGATTCTTGGAGTTGCAGAGCCAACTGTTATCATGTATACATATTTGTATAACTTTGCAAAAGGAAGAGATGACTTGAGGCAGGAATTATATTTGGCTTGGACCGGATG GGTTTGTGTTTGGACTGCTCTCTTGTTGTTTCTGCTCGCAGTATTCAATGCTTGCACGGTAATTAATCGGTTCACAAGGATTGCAGGTGAGCTTTTCGGCATGTTAATCACTGTTCTGTTTATTCAAGAGGCTATCAAG GGAGTTGTGAGTGAGTTTCGAGTTCCCGAACATCAAGACGCAAAGTTAGAGAAGTATCAATTTCAATGGCTTTACACAAATGGCTTGTTGGGAATCATATTCTCACTTGGCCTTCTATATACCGCCTTGAAAAGTCGAAGGGCGAGGTCATGGTGGTATGGCACAG GGTGGTTTAGAAGCTTCATTGCAGATTATGGGGTACCTTTAATGGTTGTAGTATGGACAGCGATGTCATTTAGTGTACCAAGCAAAGTTCCATCTGGGGTTCCAAGAAAGCTTTTTAGTCCTCTGGCATGGGAATCTGCATCATTACAACATTGGACCATAATTAAG GATATGGGAAGGATTCCTGCATTGTACATATTTGCTGCATTTATTCCAGCTGTGATGGTTGCGGGACTTTACTTTTTTGACCACAGCGTTGCTTCGCAACTGGCACAACAAAAGGAATTCAATCTCAAGAATCCGTCTGCATATCATTATGACATCTTGCTGCTCGGATTCATG ACTTTACTTTGCGGACTAATCGGCCTCCCTCCATCGAATGGAGTCCTACCACAGTCTCCCATGCATACTAAGAGCCTTGCAGTTCTCAAAGGGCAG ATCATTCGACGAAAAATGGTGGAGACTGCGAAAGAAAGCGTAAAGCAGAAAGCTAGTAACTCCGAAATATACGGCAAGATGCAAGCGGTCTTCATCGAAATGGACAAGAGTCCAGAA ACTGCAGTTGCTAAAGAGTTAGAAGACTTGAAGAAGGTTGTTATGAAAGGTGAAAATGAAGGAGAAATCAAAAAGGAAACATTTGATCCCGAAAAGCATATCGATGCCTACTTGCCGGTTCGAGTTAACGAACAGAGAGTGAGCAATCTTTTGCAGTCACTCCTAGTTGCTGCATCAGCATTTGCTATGCCTGTAATCAAGTTGATACCTACATCGGTTCTTTGGGGATATTTCGCGTACATGGCCATCGATAGTCTTCCCGGGAATCAGTTCTGGGAAAGGATGTTACTTCTCTTCATCGCACCTAGCCGGCGATACAA GGTGTTGGAACATGTTCATGCTTCATTCGTGGAGTCGGTACCGTACCGATTTATCACTATGTTTACACTCTTCCAGTTGGTATATCTCCTCGTGTGCTTTGGTGTAACATGGATTCCTATAGCTGGAATCTTGTTTCCATTGCCCTTCTTCCTTCTCATCATCATAAGGCAATACATTCTCCCAAAGCTCATTCTCCCAAGTTATCTCCGTGAACTCGATGCAGCCGAATACGAGGAACTTACCGGTGCCGTCCCAAGAACATCCCTCAGCTTCTCTTCAAGG GAAACGGATATATCTTGTCCTGAGAATGAGGCTGATCCAGTTGAAAGGTTTGATGCTGAGTTATTAGATGAGTTGACAACAAGTAGAGGAGAGTTAAAGCTCCGAAATGTTAGCTTCGGCGAGGAGCGGAAGGGCCAG